From the Oryctolagus cuniculus chromosome 17, mOryCun1.1, whole genome shotgun sequence genome, the window gcatcctatattgcagtgcgtgggttcaagtcctgcctctgctcccaattccactcctgcttcctgctaatgcaaaccctgggaggcagtagtgatggctcaagtacttgggtctctgtcatccacatggtACACGTGGATtatgttcctggcttccacccagctCAGCTCAGATCCCATCATtagaggaatttggggagtgaatcagcagatgggggtTCTCTTTggctttcctcctctctctgcctctcaaataaataaatacttaaattaaGACCTAtgaccaacactgtggcgtagcaggtaaagctgacgcctgcactgctgatatcccatatgggcaccagttcgagtcctggctgcttcacttcccatccagctctccaaaatggcctggaaaaacagcagaagatgtcccaagatcttgggcccctgcacctacatgggagaccctaaagaaattcctagctcctggcttcagattgacccagctccagccattatagccatctagggagtgtatcagtggatggaggacctctctctctctgcctctctgtcactctgcctttcaagtaaataaataaatcttaaaaaaaaaaaaaaaagatggttgtGGGAATGAGATGATGAAATATATGTGAatcatatgtaaattttaaagaatttttatttaaacatttactcacttgcatttatttttgaaaggcagagtgagagagagagaacatcttctattggctggttcactctccaaatggctgcaacagccaggcctgggccagggtgaaaccaggagccagaaccgcatctgctctcccacgttggtggcaggggctcaattacctgggccatcatctgcagcctcccagagtgagtgctggcaggatgctggatcagaaatgggccaggactcgaaccctaGGAGTTtgagtatgggatgtgggcattccaagtggtggcttaatctgctatgccaaaacaccCACCACACATTGTAAGTGGTCATACATTAGTTTTGCATTATAAAGTGGTATATGGTTGTCACCACTTTTGAGTAGATGGTTTGTTTATTTGCTGTGTGATCTGGGTGtattaacctctctgagcctggatTTCCTATAAAACGGAAATTGTGAGATGGACCTGTTGgggctgctgtgaggattaaatgaaaccTGCAAAGTGCCTGAACCATGTAGGCGCCACAGCCAGCAGTCCCCTCCTGTGGTGTGctctggaggcagctgggtaacTGGGATGTTCAAAAGCAACCAACTCAAGGACCTTCACAaacatttcttgttttctttttttaaaggtttatttatttatttgaaaggcagagttacagagaggcagagagagagaaagacagaggtcttccatccgctgattcattccccagatggccacaagggctggagctgctccgatctcaagccaggagccaggagcttcttccgggtctcccacacaggtgcaggggcccgagcgcttgggccatcctccactgctttcccaggccacagcaaagagctggatcggaagtggagcagccaggacttgaattggcacccatgtgggatgctggcactgcaggtggcctccACAAACATGTCACATTTGTCATCTAATACAGTAGTCCCTACTGTTTTCCTGTGTGGCTCAGAACTGCTCCTTCAAAGACATGATTCTGTAACATCAGTGACGACCACAGCCCAATTCCATCTCCCACCACCCTACtcatgtcctctctctctctctctctctctctctctcttttttttttttaaagattatttgtttgaaagagaaagagagagagagtattccatccgctggttcactccccaattggctgcaatggcacaattgcaccgatctgaagccagtagccaggagcttcttccacccatatggcatgccggcactgccgctatgccacagagccagtccctaCTCGTGTCCTCTTGACGTATTTCgtacaaatttttaatttcttgagacaGCCCttgctctcatccactggttcactcctcaaatgccctgcCTGTTGGCAGACaccaggaatccaatccaggtctccttccatgttgagtggcaaggacccaatcacttcagccatcactactgcctcctagggtgaacagtatcaggaaactggaatccggAGCAGAcccggacttgaacccaggcactcagatatgggatgcagatgttttagccactaggccaaacactggcCCTCAAGATTTGTGGGCACTGAAAGCACTTTCCTGGCCCTCAGGCTGCCCTTGGACAAATGCTACAAGGTCCTTGGAACCCAATGTCTTTAAAGAGAGGAGTGCTgacaccctccccaccccaggtaCCTCCTAGAGGCTGCCTCAGCCTCGCCATGTTATCTAGAAACGTCCACTGCCCCCGCCTGTCCCTGTTACCCTGCTCTTTGTCCCTCAGATTCCCCTGCACAGGACACTCTGGCCTACTGTGTTCTCCAGCCCCATTCTCACTCCAGCTGGGAGCACCCTTTGtgctgctagttcattctccatcATCCCAGGCGCAGCTCAGGGTAGAAGCTCCGGGTCAATTCCCTCCTTTCTGGTGACTCAGCTCCTGTAGGCTATGCGGAACAGAACTGTGCCTTAGATTGTGTTCACAGCCTCAAGAGTTAGTGTCCCCCTCCTGTCCCTTCCCCTTCAGTGCAAGAGGGAGAACAGGCCTGAAGCGTCTGGCTAGGATGCGGAGGCCCAAGCTTGGGGCACGGTGGCCAGGGAGGGATGGGATGGGTGTGAATTTGGTTACCTTCCTGTATGCGGCCGGGGCTTTCTGCTTTTCTCCCAGCCTCCAGCCAGTGGACAGGGAATTCTAACAGCCATCTCTTGAGCCCTTACAGTAAGCACCCCCCTCCCGGGGGTAGAGCCTACCTCCAGCTTGAGAGACACACTCACAACTTCAGTGGCATAACCAGTGTTTGGAGTGGTTGGTCTAATTGATTCCACAGCTGACTCTGGCCTACGCTAATCTTTCTGCATCAGTCATTTAGACCCCTTAAAACCGGAATTTCTTTTAATGTGACCTGATTTGGAAGAGAGATTTTCTAAGCAAATCACTAAATGtagaaatatttaaatggaaaccattatTGAAGACTTGGCATATTAACAAAAATGATGCTATCCCAATGTTATCTTATCTGTTTGCTAAAACAGGACTCTGTTCTTTGGAAGTTTTAGTCACTGTATGTTCTCACAAGgtttgaaataaaaagtaatctTATTTCTCCTGTTTCAACACTTGCTCTCCACTTTGCATACATTCTCCCAACAGTCCAGAGTGGTTAGATTAGTCTTGGGGAATGGTTTGAAGTCAGGTCCTGGGGCACGTGTTTGGTGCAACGggtaagatgccacctgggagaccagccTCCTGTACTGGAGTGTTTGAACTTcttgcaccctggaggcagcaggtgatagctcaagtggctgGGATCCTGCCAACTCCATGGAAGATGCAGACCGAGTActaggctcctggcccaggccggctgttctgggcatttggggagtgaaccagcagacagatctgtgTGTCCTGCCTGTCCTTCTTTGCTTTAACTgagaataatttgtttttgaaaagtcttgtcccggccggcgccgtggctcaataggctaatcctccaccttgcggcgccggcacaccgggttctagtcccggtcggggcgccggattctgtcccggttgcccctcttccaggccagctctctgctatggccagggagtgcagtggaggatggcccaggtgcttgggccctgcaccccatgggagaccaggaaaaagcacctggatcctggctcctgccatcggatcagcgcggtgcgccggctgcagcggcggccattggagggtgaaccaacggcaaaggaagacctttctctctctgtctctctctctcactgtccactctgcctgtcaaaaaaaaaaaaaaaaaaaaaaaaaaaaaaaaaaaaaaagtcttgtccCTTTTCTATCACTTACTGTAACTGAACCTCAGTTTTTTTtggtctgtgaaatggggataaaatAAGCAGTCTACATAAAGCAGTTAGCACACTGCTTGGCCCATATAAAGTGTAAGTCACAGAACTGTAATGGTTTTCTCAGCCCTGGACTGATGGGAGAACCAACCCAGTCTCAACAGGGAGAAGTGGAACTTTGCTCTCCAGAgcctgctccattttttttttttttatttttatttatttatttgaaaggtagagttgcagacagtgaaagggagagacagagagaaaggtcttcctttcgttggttcactccccagatggccacaactgcgccgatctgaagccaggagccaggcgcctcttcccggtctcccacatgggtgcaggggcccaaggacctgggccaccctccactgctgtcccagaccatagcagagagctggattggaagaggagcaacctggactagaaccagtgcccatatgggatgccggcgctgcaggcggaggattaacctactgcaccatggcgccggcccccgccTGCTCCATTCTTCAAAGGGCTTGGGAGTCTGCCACCCCGTAGTCTCTGGCCTGGACCAGTAAGCCCACGGATCACCCAGGTCCTGAGAATTCAGGCTCCTGCTGGGACCTGGTGTGTGTGAAAGGCTGGGAGGAGAGTTCCCATGGACAGCGGGGCTACGTGACGGCCCTGGGGAATCACTGTGACCCTGGGACTCTGCCTAGAGCCATGAGggctggggagagaaagaggctcATCAGCTGCTGGACAAATCCCCCCTGCCAAAAAAGCCCATGCAGCATGGACACATGGGCTGAGAGTCATCGGGGAAAGGACAAAGGCCTGGGATGGAGCGGGACTCTCCACAGGGCACCCCGATTGCTCCCCGCTTGCGTAGTAAGTACTCTTCTCCCGGCCTCCTCAGGGGAGCCATGAttggccagccctggggaggtGAGAGTTGCAGTTGGCCAGATCTGGGTTCAGAGCATGGCGCTGTCATTTTCCTGCCGTGTGTTCCTGGGTGTGCCACGCAGCCTGCTTTGTGAACTACTTACCAAAGAGAAAAGTTGAGGGATCTGAAATACAAATATCGAGACCAGTCCAATGCTAATGCCAGCCACTGTCATCCTGTCACCGGAGTGGGCACTGGCCCCACAGGCGGCAGAGAGCTCTGGAGCCCCGAGGGATGTCCCATTGGTTTCTAACTCTGGACAGATCTCCTGGGCCCAGAAAGCAGTGCTGGAGGGATCAAGACGGAGACCATTGAGACTGTCTCCCACAGTTGGGGTGTCTTACTGACATGCACACCGAGGCAGTGtaacttgtgtgtgtatgtgtgtggggggagacCAGGATCTCTGCCAGTCCCTGCTTGTGTATCACAATCCCCATTCCCACAGTGTCTGATGCAGCCACTCCTGTCCAGAGATCCAGCCTAGCTGGAGCTCCCGCCATCTGGTCTAACATGCCTTCCCAGGGCCCGGAGCTCAGCAGACGGGGGGTTAAGACAAATGTCCTGTCCTATCTCCTCCCCTTGCCTCTCTCACTTCAAAGTCTCCATAAAGTCCAAGCTGCTGCTTCCTTGACCCCATAGTGGCGGCTCCCACCACAGCTCTTGACTGGTTCAGAACAGCAGATGCTCGGTCCCGGCGTGGCTGCGCACTCTCCACTTTCTAGCCTCTCCTAGGGTAAGAACCAGCATGCTAGGACTGGGGGCCACCGGGACAGGAGGGGCAACCAGAAAAAGTTGACTCAAGCAGGATGGGTCTCAGAAGACCTCCCACTGGTGTAACTCCTGGTCTCAGTCTAGTCTGAGTGAGAAGAGCGCACAAGTTCCCAGCCCAGCGAGGGAGGTAGAAGACTGATAACTGGGGGGCTGGCAAGGAATAGGGAAGCAGTTCAAGGACTGAAGTGTGTCCCTTTAGTATCCATGTGCAGAAACAAGGCAGCTTATAACAAATCAATGTCCGGTCACTGGAATCtgtggctctggctccctggGGACAGAGCCTGCTCTGCAGCCCTCTTAGAAGCAACTGTCACAGACCCAAGACTACGGGGACTCCAAGATTCAGGCCCTGTGCCTTCTGCTCTCATCTGTGGATTTTTCCAGCTGTTTTTCTTGGCTCAAGGATTACACCGAAGTGTAAAGTCGGAATAAGCGAGGGAATAGGCAGATGTTAGGAAGGAGACATGGAGAAAGTGGCTGCTGGTGGCCCAGCACCCGACACAGGACACCCGGGAGGGGCATCTTTTCAAGGAGAGGCTGAGCTGGGCATGGTGTGGCTCGCAGCAGTTAACCCCCTCCTTCCCACTCTGGAATTTTTACTGTGGGGTGCCTCCTTCCAGGACTGGGCTGAAACCTACGGATCCCAGCTGTCGGCATCGGGGTCCACAATCATGTCTGCTAACAAAGGCTGGTGGGTGCCACCTGAGGGCGAGGAGAGTGTTTCTGGAAAGTTCCTGAGGAAGACCAGGGAGTCTCCGCTGGTGCCTATAGGTAAGCAGGGAAGGGAATGGGGGCAAGGCGTTCGTGCATCTGAGTCTTTTCAAATAAAGCACAAGTCAGAGAACTCATCTGGTCCTGCACACTGAGCAAGGTAACAGCAGCAGAGGTGCCAGGGACAAGCCTGACAATGACATGAGGGAATCTGGATGGGCAGAGGTGGTGGCTGGCTGAGTGCATGGGACACAGGCGTCCCAACACCAGCCTCAGCATGGGCAGGCTCAGATACATACCAGGATGTGGGTGCCGGCAGAGGGTGAAGGACCCAGAGCGGAGCTAAGTGGGGACGGTGCGTGACAACGATGGGCTATCATCTGTACACGGGGGAGGGAGTCACTTTGAAAATGCCGAGGGGAAGCTCATCTTCCAGGGGTACTCCCCCACCCCGAACCTGCAGGAGAGTGGCTGTTTACCTAGTGCCGCATTTCTCATCGGGGAGCACTATGCCTCgtggctgaggccaggaggtCTTGTGCTCTGCCCACAGGCTTAGGAGGCTGCTTGCTGGTGGCAACTTACAGGATTTATCGGCTGAAGGCTCGGGGGTCCACCAAGATGTCCATACACCTGATCCACACCCGAGTAGCAGCACAGGCCTGTGCCGTGGGTGCCATTATGCTAGGTGAGTAGGTTGGTGGGGTCCCAGGAGAATGAGGGCAAAATAGATTAGGCAAAGTCTGGCTCTGAGTCCTGACAGTGGAAGGGACTGCGACTTCAGTTCCTGCTCCTTGCACCAGGCTCTCCATCAGGCCTGTGGGGACAACCTGGACACAGAGCCATTTCCAGGGTTCCCTGTTCAACCTCCTATCCCTGGCCTAAGGTGAGGGTATGCAGCCCGTTCCGACAAGATGCCCCAGAGGGATAGAGTCACGCGGCAGGATGTACACACTCCAATTCTCTTCCTCCCGGGATTAGAGAGCAGAGAGCTACTCGTTGAGTGACAGTGGACAAATCCCGCTCACcgagcctcagttttcccactAAACCCTAACCGTGGTCACCCCTCGCCTGCCTGCTTCACAGGTTTCTGTGAGGTTCCCCCAGACAATACGCAGGAGCGCTCTGTCAGGTGGGCTGTTTGCCCGGGCTGCCTGGTCAGATGTTGGAGCAGCTGCTGGCACCTGGGGCAGAAAGACGAGTGAGGCAGCTGGGCTCTTAAGGGAACGGCTGTAGACCGAACCCCAGGGACACCTGGGAGAACCAGcgcacaggtgcagggctccaTGCCAAGGggcctttctccttctccctacACAGGCGCTGTGTACACAATGTACCGAGATTACAGCAAGAGGACAGCACCGGATGCTGGGGAGAAGTAGACTCACGGGGACCGGGGTAGTCAGACTTCTGCGGCAATCCCTGTGTGCTCCTAATAAAGAAGTCTTGTGGAAAAGCAACAGTCTCTTCTTCATGGGCAGAGAAAAGAGTAAGGGACCCATGGTGGTGGCTGGTGAGAGGACCTAGAAAAATGGCCACAAAtccaagtgctctggcccctaACTCCAGGGCAAGAGAGATTCTTAAGAGGTAGCAGTATCCTGAGGAGGTGTAGCAGGCCTCGGAGCCCGGCAACCCAACCAGCTCATACACCTCAGGTCCCACCAGAGCAGCATggcgtgggtgggagggtggggcatGCTCAGGGGACCATGGAGTTCGGAGGCAGGAAGGAGCCTAcagctgggagcagaggcagtgAAGCCTCAAGGGAGATGACGTACATCCAGAATGTAGGGGCCAGGACTGGACgggatgtgggggtggggatgaaaGAGGCACAAGAAGGCAGAAGTCGGAATGTTCTGTTCACTTACGAACCATGGCTAAGGTTGAACttgtaaaaataaattccatGTTATTCCAAAGACAGGGCCCCTTGGAGTTAAACACTTTCATCCTTCTCTTTCCTTGAGCCCAAGTTCCTCTTTTtcttggaaatggagccaggtgGAGGCCACAGAAGAAACATGAGGGAACAATGCTCCTCCCCTACTGGGGCTCTGGGTTGGAAGTCCGTGGGCTTTTCAAGGCGAGCACAGTGTTTCCAGGACACTTTCTGACAAGGTGAAGGGCCCAGCAGGCCTCAGCCTCAAGCCCGGGAGCCGCACCTACGGCAAGCAGTGTCAGCAGGCCCCACACTCACATGGGGTAATTGAGCACAACATCCTGTTTGGCAAGCTCCAGCAACATAGGGTCGTCGAAGAACTTGCTGATGCTCACGTCTTCACTCAGGCCctgcagagagtgggagagacgtGAGAATGAGGCCTACGGGGGCTGACTGGCTGGGGCCATCCAAGACCTATGCTtgcaggggaggctgcagggctACAGGGGCTCATCACAGCTGAGGGGAAGGCCCTCCTTTCCTGGCCAGACTGGGCCCCAGGTCTGGCCACACGAGGAGTTTCCAGATCGCACCTGTCTACATGCAATAAACTGTTGTCAGTCTACAGGCCCTTGGGAAAGGGCTCAAGGGAAAAATGGagagacccagctcctgctgagcCCTAGGGGAGTTGAGGGTTGGTAATGGGCCTGAGGGACACACACCTTCCTCCGACGGGTTTTGATCATGAATTCTCGGGCCAGGTgaggggctggctggggctcCAAGGGGCGGATGACAATGCTCTTGTCCAGGGGATCACCGGGTACAATCTGAAAGGCAAGGGGGATTCAGGTGGTGTCCAGGCAGCCTTCCCAGAGAAGTCAAGCCCCAGAAGCAGGGCTCTTCTCTAGGAAGGCAGGGCTTGCAAGGGGAACAGGGCAAAGGTTAGCCTTGTGGGGTGGGAGGCCACACCTGCTGGCCTGAACAGCCTTCTCACCTGCCAGTGGTGGAAGACAGACAGGGAAAAGGCCTGTCCCTGGGTATGCGTCCGGAGATCAGTTTCAAACCCAAAAGAATCAATGGCCGGGATGAAAGCTTTGATGGTGTAGAGTGGCGAGCCTGGGATGGGTGCATCCTGAGTCACGTGTCCCCTGCGATGGAAAAACAAAGGCTGAGGCCTTGGCTGTGCAGAAACCAAAAGCCAAACTGCAGTGTGGCTTCTGCTGCCCCAGATGCATTCCAGCTTGGAGCTCCCAGAGTAATTCTCTGTGGAAGTCAAAGGGACAGCAACCTCTGGGCAGAACACGGGAGTGGGGACACTGAAGGGACAGGGTGCTACAGACTTGCTTCAGCACCCAGCACTCTCCACCAGGGACTctctgggagtgggggtgggggctcagagGAAATCTCAAATTGTAACCTGGAGTAAAGCTCGTCGCTTTCCTATTTCTTCTAGAAAGTACACTCACTGGgtctggagaggggaggggagtccCATCTCTCCCCCAGCAcagcagctgctgcttcctgTACCCTCTGGCTCCCAGCACTCCCCCTAAGACATCCAGAGCTACTGACCTGCGCCTGGCCAGGACAGTGTAGACGGCAGAGACACAGTCTGCAGGGGCCTGGACCTCTACAAAGTAGTAAGGCTCCATCAGACGAGGAGTGGCCTGCAGCGGAGAGAGAAACGGCTCTTCAGCTTGGGGGGTGTAGGCTTGAGGCCGCACCAAGCTCGGTCTTCCAATTAATCCACTGTCCAGGAAAGCCCCAGTCTCTTACCATGAGGAAGGCGGAGTAGACGACTCTCCTGGCCGTGGGGATGATCTGGCCCCCACCCCGGTGCAGGGGCTCCTGGGCAACCACTGCATCCAGGATCTTAAACTTGACATTTCGAATCACTGGAAAGGAGATGCAGACAGCTGCCTGAGGAGGGCTCTGGGGCGAGTCTCCAGGGCATCCAGACCAACAGTCTTGCTACATCACAGCTGTCTCACAGATACCAAAGACACAGCACAAAGAGCAGGGCGTTCCAAAGAGATAGGCAAGGCCTGGCAAAGAGGTCTGAAGGTGAACTGTGCTCCTAGTGTTTGCCTCAGGCCATGCTCAGACATGTGGGGCTTTCCTAGACAGCACAAGACACTGAAATTTGTTTGGATAAAGAGTATCCAATTGCTAACTTGGTCCCACGGACAATAACTTGGTCCCATGGTCTAATCTTTGTCCATAAACCACTCCA encodes:
- the HIGD1B gene encoding HIG1 domain family member 1B isoform X1 is translated as MRAGERKRLISCWTNPPCQKSPCSMDTWAESHRGKDKGLGWSGTLHRAPRLLPACVDWAETYGSQLSASGSTIMSANKGWWVPPEGEESVSGKFLRKTRESPLVPIGLGGCLLVATYRIYRLKARGSTKMSIHLIHTRVAAQACAVGAIMLGAVYTMYRDYSKRTAPDAGEK
- the HIGD1B gene encoding HIG1 domain family member 1B isoform X3, with the protein product MSANKGWWVPPEGEESVSGKFLRKTRESPLVPIGLGGCLLVATYRIYRLKARGSTKMSIHLIHTRVAAQACAVGAIMLGAVYTMYRDYSKRTAPDAGEK
- the HIGD1B gene encoding HIG1 domain family member 1B isoform X2 produces the protein MEKVAAGGPAPDTGHPGGASFQGEAELGMVWLAAVNPLLPTLEFLLWGASFQDWAETYGSQLSASGSTIMSANKGWWVPPEGEESVSGKFLRKTRESPLVPIGLGGCLLVATYRIYRLKARGSTKMSIHLIHTRVAAQACAVGAIMLGAVYTMYRDYSKRTAPDAGEK